The DNA segment ATCGTCTCGGGCACGAACTGCGACGTGATGAGGTTGTGGATGACGTTGATGTCGGTCTCGCCCGCGGCGCGCACGCGCGCGACCTCGCGGAGCGCGACGATCGCCGCGACGGCCGACGGGTTCACGGCGCCGCCCTGCTCGTCGACGACGAAGCACCGGTCGGCGTCGCCGTCGAAGGCGAGACCGAGGTCGGCTCCGTGCTCGACCACCGCGCGCTGCAGGTCGACGAGGTTCGCGGGTTCGAGCGGGTTCGCCTCGTGGTTCGGGAACGTGCCGTCGAGCTCGAAGTAGAGGGGGACGATCTCGAGGGGCAGGCCCGCGAGCCCGGCCGCCTCGCCGAGCACGGCCGGGACGGTGAGGCCGCCCATGCCGTTGCCCGCGTCGACGACGATCTTGAGCGGACGGACCGCGGTGAGGTCGACGAGCGACCGGAGGTACGCGGCGTAGTCGGCGAGCACATCGCGCGACTCGACCGAACCCGGCTCGGCGACGGGCACGATGCCGGACTCGAGGAAGTCGCCTGCCCGGTCGCGGATGGCCGCGAGCCCCGTGTCGAGCGAAATGCCGCGCGCACCGGCGCGGGAGAACTTGATGCCGTTGTAGGCGGCCGGGTTGTGGCTCGCCGTGAACATGGCGGCGGGCGCGTCGAGCGCGCCGGAGGCGAAATAACTCTCGTCGGTCGAGCACAGCCCGATCGCGACGACGTCCGCACCGCGGGCCGTCGCGCCGCGCGCGAACGCTGCGGCGAACGCCGGCGACGAGTCGCGCATGTCGTGGCCGACGACGATCGGGCCGCCCGCAGCGCCGACCTCGTCGACGAACGCGGCGCCGAGCGCCTCGACGATCTCGTCGGTGAGCGCCTCTCCGACGATGCCGCGCACGTCGTAGGCCTTGACGGCGGCGTTCAGCCGAGTACGGAGTTCGGAGGGTGCAGGCGAAGTCACGCCCTCGAAACTACCTCACCGGGCGGCGTCTGCCGCACGATGTGCCACCCTCTGGGGGCACTCGTGCGCTCGGCGTGCCGCGCGCAGAGATCGTACCCGTGCGGCTCGGGACGGAAGGCGAGCGGCCCGAGGACGGCGAGCGACTCGGCGTAGTCGAACGTCAACGTCGCGACCGCCTCGGCGGGGCATGCGGTTCGCGAACAACGTCTCATGGCTCGACCAGAGTAGCGGCGACCGGGGACACTACGATGGATCGCATGCCTCGCTCCCGCCGTGTCGCCGCTTCGCGATCGCCGAGACGGCTCGCCCGCGACCGCCACGGTCGCGGCCTGCGCTCACCGGTGACGGGCCCGCACCTGCCGCTCCTGCAGACCCGTATCGACGAGTTCGACCTGACGGTCGCGACGACCGCGACCTACCTGCGCGGGCTGTGGCCCGAACTCGAGGGCGTCGTCTTCGAGGTCGCGCAGGCGCCCGCCGAGGCCATCCACGACGACCACGTCGACCGGTGGAAGGTCTTCCACGACGAGCGGCGCATCACATTCTTCCGGCTGCCGATCGTCCGCTTCCTCCGCCTGCAAGAAGGCGAGGAGCGCGACCAGAAGCT comes from the Agromyces protaetiae genome and includes:
- a CDS encoding DUF3499 family protein — protein: MRRCSRTACPAEAVATLTFDYAESLAVLGPLAFRPEPHGYDLCARHAERTSAPRGWHIVRQTPPGEVVSRA
- a CDS encoding phosphomannomutase/phosphoglucomutase, whose protein sequence is MTSPAPSELRTRLNAAVKAYDVRGIVGEALTDEIVEALGAAFVDEVGAAGGPIVVGHDMRDSSPAFAAAFARGATARGADVVAIGLCSTDESYFASGALDAPAAMFTASHNPAAYNGIKFSRAGARGISLDTGLAAIRDRAGDFLESGIVPVAEPGSVESRDVLADYAAYLRSLVDLTAVRPLKIVVDAGNGMGGLTVPAVLGEAAGLAGLPLEIVPLYFELDGTFPNHEANPLEPANLVDLQRAVVEHGADLGLAFDGDADRCFVVDEQGGAVNPSAVAAIVALREVARVRAAGETDINVIHNLITSQFVPETISAAGATPVRTRVGHSLIKDRMAETGAVFGGEHSAHYYFRDFWGADNGMLAAMHVLAEFGSQDAPLSALAARFTPYALSGEINSTVEDIPAAYTRIVEAYTGTAEFEEFDGLTVRGVTAADEPFWWFNVRPSNTEPLLRLNVEGADEATMAGIRDDVLALIRG